The Triticum aestivum cultivar Chinese Spring chromosome 6D, IWGSC CS RefSeq v2.1, whole genome shotgun sequence genomic sequence ATCCAACCAAAAACAATAGAATCTTCACATTATTTTTGGATCTTTGTCAAAACATACATTTAAATAATAAGTTTATAATTAATATATATGAATATTATAGCAAGCTGAATATACATAGGAAATCCAATTTGGCTCTTGGGAGCATATGCTTCTGTGCACCAAAAAAGTTTTTTTTGCAAATGGCAAAAAGAATTGATTTTTTTAGATGTGTTCATTTTCGTACTCATGTCCTATTTTCAATTTTTTGGAGGAACGCCTAAGAAATTTGACCAGTGCCAAAAAAAACAAGTCTAATGCCAAACGTTACCTCCAAATGTTACACTTATTTTTGTTCTTTTCACTGACAACGCATTACTATCCCGTTTCGCATGAAAATTATCAAGCACGCTTGCTACACTGACATGAACATCTTTACTATTTTtttaaatttactgttcattagggAGCATATGCTCCCAAGAGCCCAAACGGCCATCCAAAGTCCATAACAGAAAAGAGGTCCAGAGGAGTACTTTTTATATGGGAGGCAGAGTGCTTGTGGCGTGTACAATGATGCTACTGTAGAATGACCATGCATGTAGAATAAATGCTAAGGTGAgaagagagaaacaaaaaaaaaacattGTTTGCCTTCCGTTAAGTAAAATATGATCCCTTGGCAACAATATTTCTCACCATATATTAAGTAAAGTTGAGTTACTAAAGATAAAACTAACACATAACCATCACATTTTTATTATCATCTCTAAATTATGCTTTAGGCTTATAAGATAAAATATATGCAAACCAGCTCGATTAGACCCTGTTTGGTTGTTcaaatttaaaattttaaaatttcagACGGTGCCAAATTTTCTCGGATATCACTGAAGTTTTCGGTATGCTGTCGGTTACCGAAAATTCCGACCCCAAAAAACCCTACTTGGAACGGCACCGTTAGGTGGCTAGAAAGGATTTTGGAGGGCACAATCACAATTCATGGGGTCCAGATCACCTGCAGCGTCATGGGAGAGTCGTCTGATCCAAAAGTTCGACGCCTGCCCGCCGGAGCGCGTTGATGCTTTTCGTCTCTTGAGATGCAGCTGCCCGTTAGGTGGCCTCACGCATAACATTTGAGCCACGCAGCTGCCCAGTGCACACACGCTCCCGGCCCACCAGCGTACGTGTACGTGAGCACGTCCACCCGCGCCGGATAAGGTTGTGGTCCGCAACAAACCCAGGCAGCCAGCTTCTCGATCGCTCGTTCGCTAGCCCCATCTCGTGTCCTTTCTCTACCTCTGAGCCATCGCATTGCAGCCCCGGCCTGCTCATCTTCCTCCCCTACCAAACTCTCTGTGGTGCCGAGGTTAATCAGTGTACAGCAATGGCTGTGGCCTCCATGGTTCATGCACCGTCTCTCCTGGCAGTGCAGACCTTCCGCGGACAGAAGAATGCTGCCGCTAACCGCTCACCGAGAGCGGCGGCTTTCAGAGTCCGGGCGGCGAAGCTTCCTGCCGGAGTAAGTTCCTGCATGCATCCAAGGCTACCTCCCTCGCTTCCTTCGTTCCCCGTGCCTCTGCGTCAATCTTAAAATCTTCTCTACTTGATTGATTCGTGTGTAGAGTTCAGAAAGAAGCAAGTGATTTATTTAACTTTAGTTGCTGAAACTTTGGTGTTTCTTTCTGCTAGGTCCGGGTGCCAAGGGCGCAGCCCAAGCTGAGTGAGCCGTTCCTGGGGTTCACCAAGACCGCGGAGGTCTGGAACTCCAGGGCCTGCATGATGGGCCTCATTGGGACCTTCATCGTGGAGCTGGTAAGAACATCTGTGTCATCCGTTCAATCGCGAAAGCACTGTCATAATTAGAATTTCCTCCATTGTATACATGCATTTGTGATTATTGATGCGTTTTGGGGCTCTGCTTTTTTTCCTTCCAGATATTGCACAAAGGTGTTCTTGAGATAATCGGTTTCGAAGTGGGGAAAGGCCTCGATATTCCACTGTAGTCTGCTCTCCCTCCTTGCCTATAAGATGTTGATGCTCGGGAGATAAGAGCCACAAGAAAGCGTTACCAATTATGCGCAAAAAAAAAACCGTTACCAATGGCTATGCTATGCATCATAGCAAATATATAATGGAGCTCTGAGCATTTCATTGTGCTTGCTATTTTTCATTTTTACACTCGTCTTACCAAAGTGATCGACAGAGTGATCTTCAACACTTGACAATATTCTGCTGAGATGGGTGATAGTTTGTACCGTTAATATGAAAACTTGTTCGTTGTTTTGAAAAGAAAAACTGAAGTTGTCCATGTTTTGAAAAGTATGCTGACTTGTAAATCACAATGATGTGGTTCCGATGCCATGATATTCTGAACTAGTGTTTCTACATATGAGTACAATGTTTCACTCTCTTTTTTTCGGCTCGAGCTTTTTTGGTTGAACTGGTGCTCTTAAGTTTGGATGGCTAAGTCAGCTGCTAAGGGTAGGGGTGGATTGACGAGCTGCTCGGCTCATTAAGACTTGGCTCGTTAAGTTCATACTCCTCATTAAGGCTTGGCTTATTAAGCTTAACTAGCACAAAACTATGTTTGCCTCTATTCGTCtaaagctcgttaagctcgtgactTTGTGAGCGCTCGTTAATAGACTACGATGATTTACTACCTATGGGTTGAGAGTGTGGGTGTGATTTTTGCGAACAAATTAAGATGGTGACTACAGGAGGAGATGCGCTAGATTATTGCCTCTTATGAGCTAGGTTGGGTCGATTATATTGAATAGATGAGTTGAGGTGTGATGAAAACATTTTCACGTAAGATAAGAATATGTGTTGTGATTCATTCGTTAAGCTCATTAAGTTTGACAAACTAATATATGTGATTGACTTTGTTCATTAAGAATCGAACTACCGGCTTAACAAGGTGACCTATCAAGTGCTCATTAAGCTTGCAAGCTATGAGCTTTTTGTCCACCCCTAGCCAAGGGCATCCACACCATATGAAAATCCCTGTCCAtaatgaaggaagtgctatttgtGAGCTCTCAAGACAGTTCAAATTTCCTGTTCTACACTCATTACCGAGAATAGTAGATAATAATTATTCTAGGTGTGGTCGTGGTGGTGAATGTTGGGCTACGCGACATGCAACGGTTGCAAATGAAATTTTCCCTACCAAGCAGAACAACCAGGAATATGCATGCTTAGGGTATAGATAACAAGTTTACAACTATAGACACGCGTCCTtgtagcggaagtagagttggAGTAGCGTCTCGTCGAGCCAACTCATCTCCTCCAGCTGATTCCCTCGAGCAGCCGATCACTGGTATCCTCGAGCTGGTCATCAGAGCGATACAAGTGCACCTCGTCTAGAGGTTTCTGTGCGTGTGGGGTCAGAACTTCGAGTGGCTGGTTGCTAGATCACATGAGGAAGGCGTGTGGAGCTGCCTAGATCTTCTGATCATCGATCACCCAACTCAGGTAAAATGTCTCAACTTATATAGTCGTCTCActgtgggctcaacacttgaggcCCACTTGAACCATAAATCCCATAATCAACTTAGCCCATGATCCGAGTTGCCATGGGATCACATCCGAGTAGCGAAGTCGAAACCAAACAAGTGGGTTCTTTCCCTTAAGAGGGCGATCCTTTAGGTTCGTGCATACATGGTCTCGAATCGGATAAAATCCGACTCGACCAGTCGGTAGCGGCTCCT encodes the following:
- the LOC123142228 gene encoding light-harvesting complex-like protein OHP1, chloroplastic — translated: MAVASMVHAPSLLAVQTFRGQKNAAANRSPRAAAFRVRAAKLPAGVRVPRAQPKLSEPFLGFTKTAEVWNSRACMMGLIGTFIVELILHKGVLEIIGFEVGKGLDIPL